Genomic DNA from Solanum dulcamara chromosome 4, daSolDulc1.2, whole genome shotgun sequence:
ttgctaATTCgtgttattttttcatattatattatttaaaatccACATCGCTGGCAACaattcttttgtttttgtaATAGATTAGTCttaaattagatgattttattgtgaccaaaaaaaaagagtagcTTTATTATATAATTTCATCAATTTCAGTTAAGAAATCAACTTCAAATTTTCTTAATAGAACACACGATTTTAACAGATGATCTTGATACTTGTCACGATACATGCATAGAGTTATTAAAAGGGGGCcaaaaaattacaattgaaTCAATTACATCTAATTAAACATGAGAGGATTACATAATAaacaatcataaaattaaataccACTATAATTAAAGAGAGGCACTTATATACCTTAGTCTGTACCTCTCTAAAAATATACTGCAAATTGCAAAAAGGAGGACTCCCTTTGTACAACACAATACAACCCAAAATTAAATTCTAGTagttaattaacttaattatttttaagttataataaAGTCTTGAATTATATTAAACATGTGATTTAAGAAAATCTAGTAGGATTTAGTGAATTATAATGAGGTGGAACTTGATTAATTAGTTGTCTTTCTGTTTGTCCTTGGATCTTGGTAGTTTTGGATGAGAAATTATGTCTTGGTTGCCTGTTTTTTCTTCTTAGATGTGAAGAAAGAGGGATAAATACTCCAGTTCCTTTGCTAATTTCTCTTCTATTATTCTGCTCATATACATATCCTGCTCTTCTTGTTGGATACATTACTTGTGAAAAGGCCTGTATTtttttttcccccaaaaaacaaaacaaaacataaGTCTAGTAGACTTGAAATTTGATGACATAAATATAAGTGAAACTTTAGATTAGTGACTAAAGAGAGATACTACTAcaacttttgaaaagaaaatttgtAAGCACAAGTTGTTAGAAAATGTAAAAAATTCACTTCACACAAATTCCCCTGCAGTTTCTAAATATAGATTTTCTATTTTTACATTATCATCTTCACGGTTTAAACTTTATGTGTTTAATAATTAAGATTCTTATTAGCATGGATGAACCTATTGTATATTTAATATTATGGGTTCTAATATACTATTTGCTCAATTTTAGTATTTTCTTTGCACTAAACTTAAATTTGTGTTTCGCTGTCAAAAGTATTGAATTCAGATGAATTTTGTGTCATAAGTAAGATACACCCGCAACTGTCCCTTACTAGTATACGTTAAGAAACAATTATCGATAGAGCTAACTAGATACTCCATCTAGTCCATCTTTACTTGTTctctatactaaaaatagatgtttaataATACTTTTCCAGTTTGGAAAATCAATGAATTATTTACCCATTTGTGTCTATTGTACCCTTTCTATTAGATACTATTCAATATCTAATACATTTCTCAAATCACTAAATTTACTATAATCAAAGGGTAATATAGTAATATTACACctattatttattgtttcttaAGGTGTGTGTCAAGTTAATAGTGGACAACTATTAT
This window encodes:
- the LOC129884139 gene encoding uncharacterized protein LOC129884139; this translates as MVQPCKGQIPTSFCEHFLTSLVQMEVEDDLFFADLSKQISLLIMDDDEHEHQNSKVYRDSPDDSLQAFSQVMYPTRRAGYVYEQNNRREISKGTGVFIPLSSHLRRKNRQPRHNFSSKTTKIQGQTERQLINQVPPHYNSLNPTRFS